In Labrus mixtus chromosome 11, fLabMix1.1, whole genome shotgun sequence, a single window of DNA contains:
- the cmc1 gene encoding COX assembly mitochondrial protein homolog, with translation MATMEAAIPEEIQLRHVEKDVLIPKMMREKAKERCVEKVEAFNHCCKESGFFMVFKCREQNAALKDCLTIHYNDPHFFEECKQEYIREKLEFMRTGIPTKNRKQKVPTSM, from the exons ATGGCTACAATGGAGGCAGCTATTCCAG AGGAGATCCAATTGAGGCATGTTGAAAAAGATGTCCTCATTCCTAAGATGATGAGGGAGAAAGCCAAGGAGCGCTGTGTTGAGAAAGTTGAAG CCTTCAACCACTGCTGTAAAGAGTCTGGTTTCTTCATGGTGTTTAAGTGTCGAGAGCAGAACGCTGCACTGAAGGATTGTCTGACAATACA CTACAACGACCCTCATTTCTTTGAGGAGTGTAAGCAGGAATACATCAGGGAGAAACTGGAGTTTATGAGGACTGGGATCCCAACAaagaacaggaaacaaaaagtcCCAACAAGCATGTAA